The following proteins are encoded in a genomic region of Neospora caninum Liverpool complete genome, chromosome XI:
- a CDS encoding putative 50S ribosomal protein L24: MRTVPSFRRALRVRSFSPLHESSLCPLFLSLSSSTISPSCFSPRSSSSPLHESSLSPLFLSLFSSPISPSCFSPRSSSSPLSEACSDGPFTLEASAVRTPCGGTVSFSTVAPSATQVDRSPIDGRTRTASSSACATPSAVPHFAQPRQPVDSRPPFSSVLSASPYLSSPFRAAFGPFRLASPSSIPAASSFAGFPSSLSEWPVSGHESASAAKRRPGCFPQAVSSPAGIAAPSPLGCTYTADPTASRRALLESAAASVAFQKRCMKFVHPRHWILQWKIRPGDRVVVISGKYKTIRGTVLQIDKMRNGVSVSGVKEQKRVKQEDGTFIKIPGLIHVSNVMLIDQAIDLPTRVALRVDDQGNVVRISKKSGLVIPWPDGEMIKFGDNRKSREFLKSKEERDAELKKEQNDTGEPAGPKDTPADVAVERTYDYQRDVATMQALRQMMTKYNRDFR; encoded by the exons atgaggacCGTTCCTTCCTTTCGTCGAGCCCTGCGCGTCAGGAGCTTTTCACCTCTCCAtgagtcttctctctgtcctctatttctctctctctcttcctccacaatctctccctcgtgtttctctccacggtcgtcttcttcgcctctccatgagtcttctctctctcctctgtttctctctctcttttcctccccaatctctccctcgtgtttctctccgcggtcgtcttcttcgcctctctctgaggCTTGTTCTGATGGACCCTTCACTCTGGAAGCTTCGGCTGTCCGTACACCGTGTGGAGGGACGGTGAGCTTCAGTACGGTGGCGCCTTCGGCGACGCAGGTTGACCGATCTCCAATAGACGGGAGAACGCGcactgcttcttcctctgcctgcgcAACTCCTTCTGCTGTTCCACACTTTGCCCAGCCCCGCCAACCTGTAGAttctcgtcctcccttttcttccgttctctcggcctcgccctacctgtcttcgccgtttcGCGCAGCTTTCGGCCCTTTTCgactcgcctctccgtcttcgatCCCCGCTGCGTCGTCTTTTGCAggcttcccgtcttctctgtctgagTGGCCCGTTTCTGGGCACGAATCCGCCTCCGCTGCAAAACGCAGGCCTGGCTGCTTCCCTCAAGCAGTGTCTTCCCCAGCCGGTATCGCCGCCCCGTCGCCCCTcggctgtacatacaccgcagaCCCGACGGCGAGCCGGCGAGCGCTGCTTGAGAGCGCAGCTGCGTCTGTGGCCTTCCAGAAGAGATGCATGAAATTCGTGCATCCTCGTCACTGGATTCTGCAGTGGAAAATTCGACCTGGAGACAGG GTGGTTGTTATCTCGGGAAAGTACAAAACGATTCGAGGGACTGTTTTGCAAATCGACAAAATGAGGAacggcgtctctgtttcaGGAGTGAAAGAA CAAAAGAGAGTGAAGCAAGAGGACGGCACATTCATCAAAATTCCCGGATTGATTCACGTCTCGAACGTCATGCTCATTGACCAGGCGATCGA TTTGCCcacgcgcgtcgctcttcgcgtAGACGACCAAGGGAACGTTG TGCGCAtctcgaagaagagcggcttGGTGATTCCGTGGCCCGATGGAGAGATGATCAAGTTCGGAGATAACCGGAAATCTCGCGAATTCTTgaagagcaaagaggaaCGGGATGcagagctgaagaaggaacagaatGACACAGGAGAGCCCGCAGGTCCCAAAGATACCCCTGCAGATGTCGCCGTCGAAAGGACTTACGACTACCAAAGG GACGTGGCGACGATGCAGGCACTCAGGCAGATGATGACAAAGTACAACCGCGACTTTCGGTAG
- a CDS encoding putative inner membrane complex protein IMC3 translates to MSDAGTAPALQGELSQPQERVEVVIQPIPGTAETPEADVPQASVVEGAFHGEVPYPYPPFSTGLPVPEQPADSQAAQVSEAEAAEEAADAPIARPPPQVMTALGPMPLPAEVRQKIPEKFVAKPIVEEREIYVSKKEVRERTIEVPHVHYEHKFAEIARSLKIKKLVPRVKEVVKEVPREVYKPVIEEKVIEVPQGVKYVEVPVEVPCLYPPKIVPKPKVQVIERIVETIKPVVKEKIVEVPQTVVKQIPKIKTVEVPYYVPRYVEKIIEIPYQPPDSATLPPLMVGGLPSRVSATMPTPFQMGPVPAGQLNEINLPYEARVDINVSQEHPTPGSPAASPQTGTAASVALGRPATTLVNPDRSAPAIELPDGFTWGPPPNVPPESIPGAAMPGLPGLPGGPLPGGSADGLNMPPMMITCPPEVGNVKFAGYLAEPDILTRRGVMAYQGFKKQGTFQMLFPPLAPQPGIPLDQSGSPDVRTLVSANEAMASQSRHQLIENLQQQVESEYDQKVNASVLSCTPWAHPAQEREIVYEQ, encoded by the coding sequence ATGTCGGACGCGGGGACCGCGCCTGCCCTGCAGGGCGAACTGAGCCAGCCTCAAGAACGCGTTGAGGTGGTGATTCAGCCCATTCCCGGAACTGCCGAGACGCCCGAGGCCGATGTCCCGCAGGCTTCCGTCGTCGAAGGCGCCTTCCATGGAGAAGTTCCCTACCCGTACCCTCCGTTTTCGACCGGCCTTCCCGTCCCGGAACAGCCCGCGGATTCGCAGGCTGCGCAAGTCTCCGAGGCCGAAGCCGCGGAGGAAGCCGCCGACGCGCCGATTGCTCGCCCTCCGCCGCAGGTCATGACTGCTCTCGGGCCGATGCCGCTTCCTGCCGAGGTTCGCCAGAAGATTCCCGAGAAGTTCGTCGCCAAGCCCATCGTCGAGGAGCGCGAAATCTACGTGTCCAAGAAGGAGGTGCGCGAGCGCACGATCGAGGTGCCCCACGTGCACTACGAGCACAAGTTCGCGGAAATTGCGAGGAGCCTAAAGATCAAGAAGCTTGTGCCGCGGGTCAAGGAAGTCGTTAAGGAAGTTCCCCGCGAGGTCTACAAGCCGGTGATTGAGGAGAAAGTGATTGAAGTGCCTCAGGGTGTGAAGTACGTCGAAGTTCCCGTCGAAGTACCTTGCCTCTACCCCCCCAAGATCGTCCCAAAACCCAAGGTCCAGGTCATTGAGCGCATCGTCGAGACCATCAAGCCCGTCGTCAAGGAGAAGATCGTCGAAGTTCCGCAGACCGTCGTCAAGCAAATCCCGAAAATCAAGACGGTCGAAGTCCCGTACTACGTTCCGCGGTACGTCGAAAAGATCATCGAAATCCCGTACCAGCCGCCCGATTCCGCGACGCTCCCGCCGCTGATGGTTGGCGGTCTGCCGTCTCGCGTCAGCGCCACGATGCCCACGCCGTTCCAGATGGGTCCGGTCCCCGCCGGTCAGTTGAACGAAATCAACTTGCCGTACGAGGCTCGCGTCGACATCAACGTCTCCCAGGAGCACCCCACGCCTGGCTCTCCCGCCGCGAGTCCCCAGACCGGCACCGCCGCCAGCGTCGCCCTCGGCAGGCCCGCGACGACCCTCGTCAACCCTGACCGCTCCGCGCCGGCGATCGAGCTCCCCGACGGCTTCACCTGGGGTCCGCCGCCCAACGTCCCCCCGGAGTCGATTCCCGGCGCCGCGATGCCAGGCCTCCCGGGATTGCCCGGCGGTCCGTTGCCCGGAGGCTCAGCAGACGGCCTGAACATGCCTCCGATGATGATCACCTGTCCGCCGGAAGTCGGCAACGTGAAGTTTGCGGGCTACCTGGCGGAGCCGGACATTCTCACGCGACGCGGAGTCATGGCCTACCAGGGCTTTAAGAAGCAAGGCACTTTCCAGATgctcttcccgcctctgGCCCCGCAGCCCGGCATCCCGCTGGACCAGTCCGGCTCCCCGGACGTCCGCACGCTCGTCTCCGCCAACGAGGCGATGGCCTCGCAGAGTCGCCACCAGCTGATTGAGAACCTGCAGCAACAAGTCGAGAGCGAGTACGACCAGAAGGTGAACGCCAGCGTCTTGTCGTGCACGCCTTGGGCGCATCCCGCGCAGGAACGCGAAATCGTTTACGAGCAGTAG
- a CDS encoding putative helicase encodes MLEMPTGTGKTLALLASTLTWLEANEEKLMAERLRAEDRREAARHGEAEADPGGAETAPRPTRKKAPLAWIRTAFEAQQRETAAAALRDEDAHHRDRMRRAETLRREMKGAEEARGDSAAATETAEGSLGPSGRRQAARALATLWRRKQERERNQGKEAGPRASRRGGEDGDSREIPSVEAEDPEEFLVDLPVSLQLEKKETGSEPPPLETARRSMSAPRARKTQVIISSRTHSQLRQYVEELRRIQLAALAASSSPSSPFSSSLSSSFSGSTDGPKARCLAHAQADARAVEGDGDDAKAPQPLQPFLARLKVAVVGGRDRLCINPTECMDIEDLTKVGCSSAVMACPYFAAKEAAKEADIILMPTSALLADHQRDALDVSLEGAVVVIDEAHHVPRFLAAAASSSVEASTVGRKKRRNERRGNALKDVVEGVGDYLLTYQDRLRPNSTEALLQVLRFATQLFEGLSAYPQTVAQKAVASSNSTAARTVQTPQASGPFSSSSASCSSFASSDSFSPPQGMGGLDARLRAETETAAVSQFPAETGERRAAKAREQDSKEASFGRNEERHAVFSPSQFLRQFQLGDFALHELLLVLSHPASQMCRKLRGFLMRKNSRLSTHVREQTAEAERRAKKRPDANRFFRAEAESAGQTPESLSQKTERGTKREFTARARPFHSTCLYTLRAFIEALLRAGPKDKILLRFPSLSTPLSSSLESQLGRRPAGTSEREATGGTVAESEETQKAFAFSSVQIICLDEGELSFDEIAQASGFAANFDTFCILMGGTMEPRLRFAPLHAALPPSSIFPAFAGSHVIAKENLLLLPLARYQQCTFDSRFSERWRQREQQEALLQVLIAGAEAMPPGHGLVVFFSSFSQLRAFSFFFHNHASPAIRAMFQRACPHIFIEHQDAGLVAMKRSTSLSPGKAAASLGPSTARPFLFPSEKETPAAVPSAGDRDGRTAGTGRLNGEQWTEAKKREREREKAKSDRNSGLWGDSGGDDGQLATWKGGVTYGRSGALFEAYKRVLMRPDPKTDSLERPSPSSTVDGTGGKTSDRPTGLPRNAHTTDTSVNESYGNTQECATQKAALFCVMNGAFSEGVNFHDSLARLLVLVGLPFPSVKDPEFQLRAAFFSSVLERTKRGGEYFAGDTLKNTRGVAEVEGTEDAGSGSAVFRASQTSAHNGVSVHPKSPADSPVRGREEKCSATVGLAPPYEATKVQSVEGETRSVKNPERKTHFLAEQDPTCRTGYGLLQCMQTVNQTIGRAIRHSQDYAAVLLVDYRYTENHIETLLSPWIKDALYASRRHTEQLPPSARDWTEEETCREGCFGVEKATDWERRELPDKRGALTTRLAAFFKRMEGKEAGKGGTRDSA; translated from the exons ATGCTGGAGATGCCCACGGGGACGGGGAAgactctcgcgctcctcgccaGCACTTTGACTTG GCTGGAGGCGAACGAAGAAAAGTTGATGGCGGAACGCCTCCGGGCcgaagacaggcgagaggcggctcggcacggcgaggcggaagcggaCCCAGGAGGGGCTGAAACCGCGCCGCGCcccacgagaaagaaag CGCCGCTGGCTTGGATTCGGACTGCGTTCGAGGCCCAGCAGCGCGAGACTGCAGCGGCTGCACtgcgcgacgaagacgcgcaccACCGCGACCGAATGCGCCGAGCCGAGACTCTCAGGCGCGAGATGAAGGGCGCCGAGGAGgcccgcggagacagcgcggccgcgacggagacagctgagGGGTCTCTCGGTCCCTcagggcggagacaggcggcgcgagcgctTGCGACGCTCTGGCGGAGGAAGCAGGAGCGGGAACGGAATCAAGGGAAAGAG GCTGGTCCGCGTGCCTCTCGCCGGggcggggaagacggcgacagccGAGAAATCCCGAGTGTCGAGGCAGAAGATCCTGAGGAGTTTCTCGTCGACCTGccggtttctctccagctcgagaagaaagaaactgGAAGCGAACCTCCGCCGCTAGAGACCGCTCGCAGATCAATGAGTGCTCCAAGAGCACGAAAAACTCAA GTGATAATCAGTAGCCGCACACACTCGCAGCTGCGCCAGTACGTCGAGGAGCTTCGAAGAATCCAActcgcggctctcgctgcttcctcctctccgtcctctcccttctcttcttctttgtcttcttctttttctggctCAACAGACGGCCCGAAAGCGCGATGCCTCGCACACGCTCAGGCAGACGCACGCGCtgtggaaggcgacggagacgacgcgaaggcgccgcagccTTTGCAACCCTTCCTGGCTCGGCTAAAAGTCGCCGTCGTCGGCGGCCGAGACCGTCTCTGCATCAATCCG ACTGAGTGTATGGACATTGAGGACTTGACGAAGGTTGGCTGCTCCTCCGCAGTCATGGCGTGCCCGTATTTTGCCGCGAAGGAAGCCGCGAAAGAAGCCGAC aTTATTCTGATGCCCACGAGCGCCCTCCTGGCGGATCACCAGAGAGACGCTTTGGACGTTTCCCTCGAGGGCGCGGTTGTTGTCATCGACGAGGCGCACCACGtgccgcgtttcctcgccgctgcggcttcgTCCTCCGTCGAGGCCTCAACCgtaggaagaaagaaaagaaggaacgagagacggggaaatGCG TTAAAAGACGTCGTGGAAGGTGTCGGCGACTATCTCTTGACATACCAGGATCGGTTGCGGCCGAACTCGACTGAAGCACTTCTCCAGGTTCTACGGTTTGCCACGCAGCTTTTCGAAGGCCTCTCTGCGTACCCACAGACCGTCGCCCAGAAGGCGGTTGCGAGTTCAAACTCCACGGCGGCAAGAACCGTCCAGACGCCGCAGGCATCTGGacctttctcctcttcttctgcctcgtgtTCTTCGTTCGCATCTTCAgattccttctctcctccgcaAGGCATGGGCGGACTGGACGCACGATTGCGggccgaaacggagacagctgctGTCTCCCAGTTTCCCGCGGAAaccggcgagagacgcgcagcgaaagcgagggaacAGGATAGCAAAGAGGCGTCGTTTGGAAGGAATGAAGAGCGCCACGCTGTTTTCTCGCCGAGTCAATTTCTCCGGCAGTTCCAGTTGGGCGACTTTGCCCTCCACGAActgcttctcgttctctctcaccCCGCCAGCCAGATGTGCCGGAAACTCCGCGGGTTTTTGATGCGGAAAAACAGCCGCCTGAGCACGCACGTGCGAGAACAAACCGCAGAAGCTGAAAGGCGGGCGAAAAAGCGCCCAGACGCCAATCGGTTTTTCCGTGCGGAAGCCGAGTCAGCTGGGCAGACACCTGAGAGTCTCAGtcaaaaaacagagagaggaaccaAACGAGAATTCACAGCAAGAGCGAGGCCGTTTCACTCCacgtgtctgtacactttGCGAGCTTTCATCgaggcgcttcttcgcgccggACCAAAAGACAAAATCCTGCTGCGattcccttccctttctactcctctttcgtcttctctcgaaTCGCAACTTGGTAGAAGACCTGCAGGCACatccgagagagaagcgacgggagGGACAGtcgcagaaagcgaggagacgcaaaaggCATTTGCGTTCTCCTCCGTGCAAATTATCTGCCTCGACGAGGGTGAGCTGTCTTTCGACGAAATCGCACAGGCCTCGGGTTTT GCCGCAAATTTCGACACCTTT TGCATTTTGATGGGCGGTACGATGGAGCCGCGCTTGCGGTTTGCGCCTCTCCACGCCGCCCTGCCTCCTTCTTCGATATTCCCAGCGTTCGCGGGCTCTCACGTCATCGCGAAGGAAAAcctcttgcttctccctctcgcacGGT ACCAACAGTGCACCTTCGATTCGCGATTTTcagagagatggagacagagggagcaGCAGGAGGCACTGCTACAGGTCCTCATCGCGGGGGCCGAGGCCATGCCTCCTGGTCAcggcctcgtcgtcttcttctcctccttctctcagctgcgcgctttctctttcttcttccacaaCCACG CCTCTCCAGCGATTCGTGCGATGTTCCAGCGCGCGTGCCCTCACATCTTCATCGAGCATCAAGACGCCGGCCTGGTTGCTATGAAGCGCAGCACCTCTTTGTCGCCTGGCAAGGCCGCTGCTTCTCTGGGGCCGTCCACGGctcgcccttttctctttccctccgaaaaggagacacctgccgCCGTGCCCAGCGCTGGAGACCGAGACGGCCGAACAGCGGGGACGGGGCGGCTTAACGGCGAGCAGtggacggaggcgaagaagagagaacgcgagagagaaaaggcgaagtCGGACAGAAACTCAGGACTctggggagacagcggaggagACGATGGCCAGCTTGCCACTTGGAAAGGAG GCGTGACTTACGGTCGCAGTGGCGCGCTCTTTGAAGCGTACAAAAGGGTTTTGATGCGGCCGGACCCAAAAACAGACAGTTTAGAGCGgccatctccctcttcgaCTGTAGACGGCACGGGGGGAAAAACTAGCGACAGGCCCACAGGCTTGCCAAGAAACGCCCACACAACCGACACAAGTGTAAACGAGTCATACGGAAACACGCAGGAATGTGCAACTCAGAAGGCAGCTTTGTTTTGCGTAATGAACGGCGCCTTCAGCGAAGGCGTGAATTTCCACGATAGCCTAGCCAGACTCCTAGTCCTCGTTGGGTTGCCATTTCCCAGCGTTAAGGACCCCGAGTTTCAGCTGCGGGctgccttcttttcgtctgtcCTCGAACGGACgaaaagaggcggagaaTATTTTGCCGGCGACACGCTgaaaaacacgagaggaGTAGCGGAAGTGGAAGGCACAGAAGATGCAGGCAGCGGGAGTGCTGTCTTCCGGGCATCGCAGACCAGTGCTCACAATGgggtgtccgtacaccccAAAAGCCCAGCGGACAGCCCTGTGCGAGGGCGGGAAGAAAAATGTAGCGCAACAGTCGGGTTGGCGCCGCCCTATGAAGCGACGAAGGTGCAGAGCGTGGAGGGTGAGACAAGGTCCGTGAAGaatccagagagaaagacacattTTCTCGCTGAACAAGATCCCACTTGTCGTACCGGTTACGGTTTActccagtgcatgcagacagtCAACCAAACAATAGGGAGAGCAATCCGGCACAGCCAAGACTACGCTGCGGTTTTACTCGTTGACTATCGGTACACCGAGAATCATATCGAgacgctcctctctccatgGATTAAAGATGCACTTTATGCCTctcggagacacacagagcaaTTACCGCCTTCTGCCCGGGActggacagaagaggaaacctGCCGAGAAGGTTGTTTCGGAgtggaaaaggcgacagactgggagagacgagaactgccagacaagagaggcgcgctgACCACGCGACTTGCAGCATTCTTCAAACGTatggaggggaaagaagcagGGAAGGGCGGTACTCGTGACTCCGCGTGA
- a CDS encoding Tgd057, related, which translates to MSYLQPYSRCHDRGVSFLKMKTRTVIIVCVLAVVVHCECGSASYWDDPWPATDAPWHEIVTQIKNTSDSMYEKVLAIRRLGLSFRMRHAVFERVRKLQPEALQFPPMWQAWNDLWSIIDDIYQTQDQLRLLVRRQKDVLAAIRGHRVSAEGQHWRDVNSVCRKVDGEVRHAEEVLEQETGKYDNILLELNTFD; encoded by the coding sequence ATGAGCTATCTTCAGCCATATTCAAGGTGCCACGACCGTGGTGTTTCTTTCTTGAAAATGAAGACACGCACAGTGATAATCGTATGCGTGCTTGCCGTTGTGGTACACTGCGAATGCGGGTCTGCTTCGTACTGGGATGACCCGTGGCCTGCGACAGATGCGCCCTGGCATGAGATTGTGACGCAAATAAAAAATACGTCGGATAGCATGTACGAAAAGGTACTCGCTATTCGGCGTCTGGGACTCTCCTTTAGGATGAGACATGCCGTATTCGAGAGGGTACGCAAGCTCCAGCCTGAGGCTTTACAGTTTCCACCGATGTGGCAAGCGTGGAATGACTTGTGGAGTATAATAGACGATATTTATCAGACGCAGGACCAACTCCGGTTGTTGGTgcggaggcagaaagacgTACTTGCTGCCATACGGGGACATCGTGTCAGCGCTGAGGGGCAGCATTGGAGGGACGTTAACAGCGTCTGCAGGAAAGTGGACGGGGAAGTACGACACGCAGAGGAAGTGCTCGAACAGGAAACGGGGAAGTACGACAACATTTTGCTGGAGTTAAACACCTTCGATTAA